The Hordeum vulgare subsp. vulgare chromosome 7H, MorexV3_pseudomolecules_assembly, whole genome shotgun sequence DNA window CTTAAGCAAGGACTTCgccaaattcataatccttagtgCAGAGATGGTAGCATCCAGTTTTGCAATGATCTTTGACATCGTTCACTTCTTGACTCGCAACAACTGAATGGAGAATTGTTTCCATTAGAAACAATCACTAACTCAAAGTGAATAATAATATGCAACGAATGGCCGGTCCATAACGTCTTTAGCTTACCAGAGTTGATGTTCCCGCACAATGAGGACATGCATCCCAACTTGCAGAACTCAATGGATTTTGCTTCGTCTATAAAACAAATATGTATGTAAATGGAAATTTTTACTCATGATATGAACGATAACGAGAAGGATGGATTCAGAATTTACCTGCGTCCGTGACAAGGTTGAAGCGGTCACATGGAGGCACACATTTTTCCAAAATCTTGCAACCACATAAACTTGCACATGTAGGCCGAGAGGAACCGGTGACACGACATACATTATAGCAGTTTCTTGTCGTGGTGGAACAACAACAGCTCTTGGCCTCTATATGGGTCTGTTGAAGGACTAGTCCTAGCATGAGCACTCCAATAATGATACTCTTAAGACTTATGGATTCCATATTCACCTTGTATGTATTTATCAGAAAACCAACTGATGAATCTAGTCTCGGatgctctctatttataggaagtaTTCCATGGTGACACCAGACATGCCACATTGCACGAAGGTATTGAATGAACAATTCTTTATTTTTGTGGTCTGGTTTTACATCCAGCACACAAACACGAATAATTAAATAGTAATGGCGGTGCAGGCATCTCATATAGACGTGCAATTATTGTCAATAACATTGTTTACGACCTTAATGCATGCCCGTCACACTCATACACCAGAATGGCCTAGAGGAAAGAGTGATCATGTCACAACACTTATTATAATGCATGACCTATTGTACATGTTGGATCAATAAGTAGATTAAAGAAGCTTTATGATTATCTTCTATCCTTGATTCGTGAGAttcataatgaatagaatcaatGCACAAGTTTGATTGAATCTGGGATGACTACTGGTATATGTTCCATGTAGAGTACTTCACCTAAAACTTGGTGTACTCTAGATAATTTTTATGATTCTACCACTGACTcaaattttattattatttatgttAACTTCAACTGACTTATCGACACATATGATTGCGCATATTTAAAACAGCATGATCGAATAAAACAAGTTTTTCTCATTAACTGTATTTTTCGAACATACCCATCCATGTATGCACGAGAAATTATGAGTCGGATTTGTGTGACCTGTGCAACATACTACCAATTAGTCTGTTATTTCATTTGGGTTGTTGGGTTCGTTTAGGACCAACTCTTATATAGCATCGTAACAACATAGAGATAAACATTACCTAACGATCGTCCGATGATATTTGATTTGTTAAGCACCACTTGTTTGTTGTACTACATACGCGTATGAAAGGGGTCGTCTAACAACCGCACATGCATGCTTAGGTGTTGGGGCCGATAaattgtgtgcttagataataaaaaatactaataaaaaaattgagagccaagaaattaCACAGTCACATAGATCATTCTGTCGTACGTTATTATCGCGTACATCATCACCAACATGTATAcaacaaacaaaaaatataacAATAATAGACCCAAGATGCCTAACCTTTTCTATCATGAACACCAAATGGTTTCACATAATACTCTCTCTAGTACATATTAATTACTGAAGTTGTACTAAAGCTGCAATGATTAATATGAATTAGAAGGATAGAAATTTGAGCACAAGAAAATATCAGTTGTCCCAAAAGTTACAACATACCTAAATATATTAACATTATAACAACATTGTAATTATCCAAAAATATTTTGCATGTAACATCTTGTACATATATGGATGTAGGCAAAGCTCTCAATGGTTCTAATCAAATCCATATTGCAATGTGTTGGTATTTTGTAACTAGTCATGGACACGTTGTCCATGTTTTCTTTATTTTCCTTTAGATGGGATAGAACATCTTCCTCTTTAATAGTTCTCTATGAAAGCCCAAGAGCCTACAAATCCCCCTCCTTTATTGCGATCACATTGCCAAGTCACCATCCATGGATGCCCGAGTATCCATCAATCAAGAGTTTATTTCTTTGTAGTAATCAAGAATCGGTGTTAATTGAATTCAATGGTGCGGCTTGCGAGGcatctcctcttctcttttttctattcTTTGATTACCTTAGTGGCCTCTTGATGTTCGAAACAACTTGCAAAGAATATTTGAATTGGTGGGATTCCCTATATGCAACCTAGATGGGACTATAGCTGCGAAATTCAATGAGTcccttgtgtttctttttatcaGGGTATACGTCCTACACTTCTGATAGTATCAATGAAATCATGTCTTGTAATCAAAACCATGTCATGTATCACTTGGTCACTCGAGCATTAATTTGGCATCCCTCATGGGGGCTCGTGTATTCGAGTACCACGCAAGCGATTTTTTTTCAGGCACGCGCATCTATATTTAAAATTATAGCGTGACGGTAGAACCAAGTGGAACGATGCGTACGTACGTATTTATTTTTATAGTAGGTATAGATGTTTTATTCCACTAACTTATTGACACATATACCACTCCATATATTCAAAACTACATGATTGAACATAACAAGTTTCCGTTCATTAATTGTATATTTCTAGCATCCCCATCAATGTACGCGTGAAAAAACCTGAATCAGATTGGTGTGACCTCTTTGGCATACTACCAATTAATCTATTACTACATTTGGGTGTTGAGTTAGTTTAGGACCATCTCTTGTATAGCGTCGTAACATGATAGACATATAGTACCTACCGATCGCAGGATGACATTTCATTTATTAACCAACACTTGTTTGTTGTACTACATACGTGCATGTAAGGGGCCGGCTAGCAACCACCCATGTATGGTTAGGTGATGGGGCAAATTATTTACGACCTTACCATATtgaaaataataatgaaaaaatGCGACATACAATAACGTACACTTAGACACATAGATTATTCTCGCGTACATAAAACCAAAACAATATTAATGTGtacatcatcaacaacatctaAACAAAGAACAAATAATCTAAGCATAAGACAACCAAGATGCTTAACCTTTTCTATGGTGATAACCAAAATGTTTCGGATCAATTATTAACACTGACTCATGTCACTCTTTCAGTCGATACCTTATGTTTTCTTATCTTTTTAGTCGATTTTTGTTTTGATGCTTTTCATGGTATAAATTTTATATTTATCACTCGATCTCATTTGTACCATTGCCTGTTAATGACTATCTGCTGAAAGGAAAGCCAAAAATTCAGTAATGCTTTCTGTTTATTACGAGGTGAGTTACTATTTCATTTTTACGTATGTAACTTAGGCCTATATTTTGAACTGTGTTATATATTTTGATGCTTCTCATGGTACTCTGATGATCTTGTTAGTTTGTAAATATGCTTCACATGACTTAATAAAAATCTATCGCTTTTGGAATAAGTAGTTACAAATAGCTACGACTTCCCGTTAGTGACTAGTTCATGCATTTTAAATGCGTTTATGAGAAGGAGGGTTCATATGTGAGGATGATGTGGCACAAATAGTCAACCCTGTTACAGTTGAAAGTTAATTGGGATGTTTTTAATGACTAGCGGGGTCATATGTGAGTCTAAGAAATTACAATAGAAATGAACACAATATTACATTTCAGAAAAAGTTATAAACTTTGAAAATTCCAAtgaatctgtttatggcatttCAGAAAATCATAGAAAGTAAAACGTAGCTCACATGAAATTAAATTATATATGAAGAATTAACATAATATTCCAAtgaatctgtttatggcattttcatgcatgttagaacaacgTGTGTCCTCTTTTTAGGACATTCAAATAAATGACATTTAAATAATCACATATGGTGTTTGACTTTGAAACTTTGGATCGGACCAACTTcatttaatcttgttgcttgatgcATTAGCGCAACaacatcatattgccatgtcatgttcacacatcatagtgttgcatttccgtgaagtaaattttgttatttttctgtttgccggtgttgttccctgttggtagatgatggttccgacgTTGTGATTGTTGACACTACTGAAGACTCATGGTAATCTTCGGAACTGTCAAGCAAGCAACACCCTTGAACATTTCGATACAATCCCactgtctcactcttcctctcatttcaatgcattaggacaacatgattcaactgttggttatttacatttttgcagagatagacgttgtttagtttatgttttcatattgatattGACATCGAAGGATTAGCTTGGTAATCCAGATAGTGGTGTGGCTCCTTTGGTTGGGCCGTTGTAGCTTTCCAGGCTCTTCCATCCATTTATAGTAGATttctgtacccacacatgtaacttctgcttgatgtttgtatCGTCCGAATGTTGGGCCATGTGACCCCCtgcttgtaacattatactacaTTGGCTCTTCGGAGCCTTCTAAATATATATTTTGTTGTACAGTTATGTTATGAtttcatgttgtatctacacatatcttgCATATTGCGTGTATATTTAAAATGAATTGGTATGTGTCGAAATTAGCTCTATAATAAAATGCCTCCTTTTGCTTCCATGTAGTGGAATTTAGTTGAACTATCTTTTCTGTGGCTCTATGGCATGGAATCTTGGGAAGATCATCTCTTCCTAGTCTCCAAAAGTGACTTGTCATTCTCAAATGCATCCCAATATCATGTCATTTCCATCTTATCCCATAGCCAAATTCTTTTTGATGGTAATATTCCTTTTTTTAATAAAGGAATAAATCCAATTTGCTCTTAGTTTTGAAGCAAACTATATTTTTGTCTCCCCCACATTCCCAAATAACTCTCATAAAttgtttggatcatatattcatcACGTATGTCAAAATATTTCCTtgtctagttcaaaaataatacaaAGATATGCCTTTTCCTATACTGCCATGAacaacactttgtgaaggaagtgtcatttcTACATTCGTGTTTTCCGTCAAAAATTTGGtggactctttcctatccatattacGGCAGCATGTCAAAATTCAGCATCATTTGCCTATTAAATATTTCTCAGCTAATTTCCAAAGTGTCTCTCGAGAAAGGAACTTTGTGAAGGAGGTACTGTCTAGGCATATCCTAAAGATTTCAAATTTTTTTATCACCTTCTGATGCTCAAATAATAACActcctccaaatgatttgaaacatGAATGACGAGGTCGTCCAGTCGCACTGGTTGATGACTAGTAATATaaatggaaaaggagaaaatattTTAATTATGATTTACCACACAACCACACATTATAATAATACAACACATTATATTGGATATGACATACGTTTCTTACAAAACGATGAGCACATTATCAATAATATCGCATCACCGAGACACTTACAAGAAGAAATAAATTGACACACTGGATTGAACATGTTATCCAGttattcaatataacattgacacTCCCGTATATTCAACATGAAATGTCGACTGTCACACTTTCTTAAGGAAGGACTTCgccaaattcataatccttagtgTAGAGATGGTAGCATCCAGTTTTGCAATGATCTTTGACATCGTTCACTTCTTCACTCGCAACAACTAAGTGGAGAATTGTTTCCATTAGAAACAATCACTAACTCGAAGTGAATAATAATATGCAACGAATGGCCCATAATGTATTTCGCTTACCAGCGTTGATGTTCCCGCACAATGAGGACATGCATTCCAACTTGCAGTACTCAATGGATTTTGCGCCGTCTATAAAAGAAATATGTATGTAAATGGAATTTTTACTCAAGATATGAACGATAACGAGAAGCATGGATTCAGAATTTACCTCCGTCTGTGACAAGGTTCAAGCGGTTACATGAAGGCACACATTTTTCCAAAATCTTGCAACCACATAAGCTTGCACACGTAGGCCGAGAGGAACCCGTGACACGACATACATTATAGCAGTTTCTTGTCGTGGTGGAACAACAACAACTCTTGGCCTCTATATGGGTCTGTTGAAGGACTAGTCCTAGCATGAGTACTCCAATAATGATACTCTTAAGACTTATGGTTTCCATATTCACCTTGTATGTATTTATCAGAAAACCAACTGATGAATCTAGTCTAGGATgatctctatttataggaagtaTTCCATGGTGACACCAGACATGCCACATTGCCCGAAGGTATTGAATGAACAATTATTTATTATTGTGGTCTGGTTTTACTTCCAGCACACAAACATGAATAATTAACTAGTAATGGCAGTGCAGGCATCTCATATGGACGTGCAATTATTGTCATTAACATTGTTTACGACCTTAATGCATGTCAGTCACACTCATACACCAGGCTGGCCTAGAGGAAAGAGTGATCACGTCACTAAACTTATTATAATGCATGACCTATCGTACATGTTGGATCAATAAGTAGATTAAAGAAGTTTTGTGCTTATCTTCTATCCTTGATTCATGAGAttcataatgaatagaatcaatGCACAAGTTTGATTGAATCTGGGATGACTACTAGTATATGTTCCATGTAGAGTACTTCACCTAAAACTTGGTGTACTCTTGATAATTTTTATGATTCTACCATCGACTCAAATTTGATTATTATTTATGTAATCTTCAACCGACTTATCGACACATATGACTGCACATATTTAAAACAGCATGAGCGAATATAACAAGTTTTTTCTCATTAACTGTATTTTTTGAGCATACCCATCAATGTATGCACGAGAAATTATGAGTTGGATTTGTGTGACCTGTGAAACATAGTACCTATTAATCTATTATTTCATTTGGGTTGTTGGGTTCGTTTAGGACCAACCCGTATATAGCATCGTAACAACATAGAGAGAACATTATCTAACAATAGTACGATGATATTTGATTTGTTAACCACCACTTGTTTGTTCTACTACATACGTCTATGAAAGGGGTCGTCTAACAACCGCACATGCATGCTTAGATGTTGGGCCGATAAATATTGTGCTTAGATAATAAAAAATACTAATGAAAaaaattgagagccaagaaattaCACATAGTCACATAGAATATTCTGTCGTTATCGCGTACATCATCACCAACATgtataaaacaaacaaaaaatataacCATAAGAGACCCAAGatgcctaaccttttctttcatgAACACCAAATGGTTTCAGATAATACTCTCTCTACTACATATTAATTACTAAAGTTGTACTAAAGCAGCAATGATTAATATGAATcagaagcatagaaattttagcaCAAGAAAATATCAGTTGTCCCAAAAGTTACAACATACCTAAATATATTAACATTATAACACCATTGTAATTATCCAAAAATATTTTGCATTAACATCTTGTACATATACGCATGTAGGCAAAGCTCTAAATGGTCCTAAGCAAATCCATATtgcattttttggtattttgtaacTAGTCGTGGACACGTTGtccatgtttttttttcttttcctttatatGGGGTAGAACATATTCCCATTTAATAGTAATCTATGAAAGCCCAAGAGCCTACAAACCCCCCTCCTTTATTGCGATCTAATTGCCAAGTCACCATGCACAGAAGCCCGAGTATCCCTCAATCAagagtttatttcttttttccgTTCTTTGATTTCCTTAGTGGCCTCTTGATGTTCGAAACAACTTGCAAAGAATATTTGAATCTGTGGGATTCCCTCTATGCAACCTAGATGGGACTATAGCTGCAAAATTCAATGAGTcccttgtgtttctttttatcaGGGTATACGTCCTACACTtctaatagtatcaatgaaatcaTGTCTTGTAATCAAAAACATGTCATGTATCACTTGGTCACTCGAGCATTACTTTGGCATCCCTCATGGGGGCTCGTGTATTCGAGTACCACGCAAGCGATTTTTTTCCAGCCACGCGCAACTATATTGATAACTATGGCGTGACGGTAGGACCAAGTGGAACGATGCGTACGTACATATTTATTTTCATAGTAGGTATAGATGTTTTATTCCACTAACTTATTGACACATACCACTCCATATATTCAAAACTACATGATTCAACATAACAAGCTTCCGTTCATTAATTGTATATTTCTAGCATCCCCATCAATGTACGCACGAAAAAACATGAATCAGATTGGTGTGACCTCTTTGGCATACTACCAATTAATCTATTACTTCATTTGGGTGTTGAGTTAGTTTAGGACCATCTCTTGTATAGCGTCGTAACATGATAGACATATAGTACCTACCGATCGAAGGATGATATTTCATTTATTAACCAGCACTTGTTTGTTGTACTACATACGTGCATGTAAGGGGCCGGCTAGAAACCACCCATGTATGGTTAGGTGATGGGGTCAATTATTTACGACCTTACAATATtgaaaataataatgaaaaaatGCAACATCCAAGAAAGTACACTTAGATGCATAGATTATTCTTGCGTACAAAAAACCAAAACAATATTAATGTGTACATCGCCATCAACATCTAAACAAAGAACAAATAATCTAAGCATAAGAAAACCAAGATGCTTTACCTTTTCTGTCGTGAtaaccaaaatgttcggatcaatTATTAACACTGACTCATGCCACTCTTTAAGTCGATACCTTATGTTTTCTTATCTTTTTAGTAGATTTTTGTTTTGATGCTTTTCATGGTATAAATATTATATTTTTCACTCGATCTCATTTGTACCATTGCATGTTAATGGCTCTCTGCTGAAAGGAAAGCCAAATATTCAGTACTGCTTTCTGTTTATTACGAGGTGAGTTACGATTTCATTTTTACGTGTGTAACTTAGGCCTATATTTTgaactatgatatatattttgatGATTCTCATGATACATTGATGATCTTGTTAGTTTGTAAATATGATTCACACGACTTAATAAAAATCTATTGCTTTTGGAATAAGTAGTTACAAATAGCTACGGCTTCCCGTTAGTGACTAGTGTTAGTGACTAGCTCATGCATTTTAAAAGAGTTTATGAGAAGGAGGGTTCATATGTGAGGATGATGTGGCAGAAATAGTCAATTCTGTTACAGTTGAAAGTTAATTGGGATGGATTTAATGACTAGCAGGGTCACATGTGAGTCTAAGAAATTACAATAAATATGAACACAATATTACATTTCAGAAAATGTTATAAAATTTGAAAATTCCAAtgaatctgtttatggcatttcggaaaatcatagaaattaaaacgtAACTCACATGAAATTAAATTATATATGAAGAATTAACATAATATTCCAATGAATCtatttatggcattttcatgcattttaGATCAACGTATGTCCTCTTTTTAGGACATTCAAATAAATGACATTTAAATAATCACATATGGACTTTGACTTTGAACCTTTGGTTCGaaccaacttcatttaatctTGTCGCTAGATTCATTAGCGCAAACaacatcatattgccatgtcacgttcatacatcatagtgttgcattttcgtGAAGTAAATTTTGTTCTTTTTCTCTTTGCTGGTGTTGTTCCCTGTTGGTAGGTGATGGTTCCGACATTGTGATCGTTGACACTATTGAAGACTCATGGTTATCTTCGGAACTGTCAAGAAAGCAACCCCCTTGAACATTTCGATACAATCCCACTATCTCGCTCTTcctctcatttcaatgcattaggacaacatgATTCAACTGTTGGTTATTTATATTTTTGCAGAGATAGACGTTTTTTAGTTTATGTTTTCATATTGATGTTGACATCGAAGGATTAGATTGGTAACCCAGATagtggtctggctcctttggttgggtcgttgtagctttccaCGCTCTTCCGTCCATTTATAGTAGATTCTGGACCCACACATGTAACttctgcttgatgtttgtatCGTCTGAATGTTGGGCCATGTGACCCCCTCATTGTAACATTATACTACATTGGCTGTTCAGAGCTTTCTAAATATATATTGTGGTGTACTGTTATGTTATGatgtcatgttgtatctacacatatcttgCATATTGCGTGTATATTTGAAATAAATTGGTATGTGTGGAAATTAGTTGTAGAATAAAATGCCTCCTTGTGCTTCCACTAAGTCCTGGAATTTAGTTGAACTATCTTTTATTGGGCTCTATGGCCTGGAATCTTGGGAAGATCATCTCTTCCTAGTCTCCAAAAGTGACTTGTCATTCTCAAATGCTTCCCAATATCATTTCATTTCCATCTTTTCCCATAGTCAAATTCTTTTTTGTGGTAATATTCCTTTTTCTAATAAAGGAATAAATCCTATTTTTTCTTAGTTTTGAAGCAAACAATATTTTTGTCAGTCCCAAATTCCCAAGTAATTCTTGTAAATTGTTtgggtcatatattcctcaagtatgtcaaaatatttccttgtctagttcaaaaataatacaaGGATATGCCTTTTCCTATACTGCCATGAacaacactttgtgaaggaagtgtcatttcTACATTCGTGTTTTTCGTCAAAAATTTTGtggactctttcctatccatattagGGCATCATGTCAAAATTTAGCATCATTAgcctagtaaatatttctcagcTAATTTCCAAAGTGTTTGTCCAGAAAGGAACTTTATGAAGGAGGTACTGTCTAGATATGTCCTAATGATTTCAAATTTTGATATGACCTTCTGATGCTCAAACAATAACActcctccaaatgatttgaaagatGAATGACGAGGTCGTGCAGTCGCACTGGTTGATGACTAGTAATATAAATGGAAAAGGAGATAATAATTAAATTATCATTTACCACACAACCACACATTATAATAATACATCACATTATATTGGATATGACATACGTTTCTTACAAAACGATGAGCACATTAATTATCAATAATATCGCATCACCGAGACACTTACAAGGAGAAATAAATTGACACACTGGATTGAACATGTTATCCAGttattcaatataacattgacacTCCCGTATATTCAACATGAAATGTCGACTGTCACACTTTCTTAAGCAAGGACTTCgccaaattcataatccttagtgCAGAGATGGTAGCATCCAGTTTTGCAATGATCTTTGACATCGTTCACTTCTTGACTCGCAACAACTAAGTGGAGAATTGTTTCCATTAGAAACAATCACTAACTCCAAGTGAATAATAATATGCAACGAATGGTCCATAACGTCTTTAGCTTACCAGCGTTGATGTTCCCGCACAATGTGGACATGCAACCCAACTTGCAGAACTCAATGGATTTTGCTTCGTCTATAAAACAAATATGTATGTAAATGGAAATTTTTACTCATGATATGAACGATAACGAGAAGGATGGATTCAGAATTTACCTGCGTCCGTGAAAAGGTTGAAGCGGTCACATGGAGGCACACATTTTTCCAAAATCTTGCAACCACATAAGCTTGCACATGTAGGCCGAGAGGAACCGGTGACACGACATACATTATAGCAGTTTCTTGTCGTGGTGGAACAACAACAGCTCTTGGCCTCTATATGGGTCTGTTGAAGGACTAGTCCTAGCATGAGCACTCCAATAATGATACTCTTAGGACTTATGGATTCCATATTCACCTTGTATGTATTTATGAGAAAACCAACTGATGAATCTAGTCTCGGatgctctctatttataggaagtaTTCCATGGTGACACCAGACATGCCACATTGCACGAAGGTATTGAATGAACAATTCTTTATTTTTGTGGTCTGGTTTTACATCCAGCACACAAACACGAATAATTAAATAGTAATGGCGGTGCACGCATCTCATATAGACGTGCAATTATTGTCAATAACATTGTTTACGACCTTAATGGATGCCCGTCACACTCATACACCAGAATGGCCTAGAGGAAAGAGTGATCATGTCACAACACTTATTATAATGCATGACCTATTGTACATGTTGGATCAATAAGTAGATTAAAGAAGCTTTGTGATTATCTTCTATCCTTGATTCGTAAGAttcataatgaatagaatcaatGCACAAGTTTGATTGAATCTGGGATGACTACTGGTATATGTTCCATGTAGagtacttcacccaaaacttggtgTACTCTAGATAATTTTTATGATTCTACCACTGACTCATATTTTCTTATTATTTATGTTAACTTCAACTGACTTATCGACACATATGATTGCACATATTTAAAACAGCATGATCAAATAAAACAAGTTTTTCTCATTAACTGTATTTTTCGAACATACCCATCCATGTATGCACGAGAAATTATGAGTCGGATTTGTGTGACCTGTGCAACATACTACCAATTAGTCTGTTATTTCATTTGGGTTGTTGGGTTCGTTTAGGACCAACTCGTATATAGCATCGTAACAACATAGAGATAAACATTACCTAACGATCGTCCGATGATATTTGATTTGTTAAGCACCACTTGTTTCTTGTACTACATACGCGTATGAAAGGGGTCGTCTAACAACCGCACATGCATGCTTAGGTGTTGGGGCCGATAaattgtgtgcttagataataaaaaatactaataaaaaaattgagagccaagaaattaCACAGTCACATAGATCATTCTGTCGTATGTTATTATCGCGTACATCATCACCAACATGTATAcaacaaacaaaaaatataacGATAATAGACCCAAGATGCCTAACCTTTTCTATCGTGAACACCAAATGGTTTCACATAATACTCTCTCTAGTACATATTAATTACTGAAGTTGTACTAAAGCTGTAATGATTAATATGAATTAGAAGGATAGAAATTTGAGCACAAGAAAATATCAGTTGTCCCAAAAGTTACAACATACCTAAATATATTAACATTATAACAACATTGTAattatccaaaaatattttacaTATATGCATGTAGGCAAAGCTCTAAATGGTTCTAATCAAATCCATATTGCAATATGTTGGTATTTTGTAACTAGTCATGGACACGTTGTCCATGTTTTCTTTATTTTCCTTTAGATGGGATAGAACATCTTCCCCTTTAATAGTTCTCTATGAAAGTCCAAGAGCCTACAAATCCCCCTCCTTTATTGCGATCAAATTACCAAGTCACCATCCATGGATGCCCGAGTATCCATCAATCAAGAGTTTATTTCTTTGTAGTAATCAAGATTCGGTGTTAATTGAATTCAATGGTGCGGCTTGCGAGGcatctcctcttctcttttttctattcTTTGATTACCTTAGTGGCCTCTTGATGTTCGAAACAACTTGCAAAG harbors:
- the LOC123412591 gene encoding leaf-specific thionin-like; this encodes MESISLKSIIIGVLMLGLVLQQTHIEAKSCCCSTTTRNCYNVCRVTGSSRPTCASLCGCKILEKCVPPCDRFNLVTDADEAKSIEFCKLGCMSSLCGNINSVVASQEVNDVKDHCKTGCYHLCTKDYEFGEVLA